In Gemmatimonadota bacterium, a single genomic region encodes these proteins:
- the wecB gene encoding UDP-N-acetylglucosamine 2-epimerase (non-hydrolyzing), giving the protein MKVIVVAGARPNFMKVAPILRTLRERGHAPVFVHTGQHYDEAMSAVFLRELEIDTPDYHLGVGSGSHAAQTARIMESFDPVLEAVRPDWNVVVGDVNSTLAVALVVSKRRHELGTRLAHVEAGLRSGDWAMPEEVNRVVTDRLSDLLLTPSRDVVDNLRAEGLWSDRCQFVGNVMIDSLLTSLPRARAAAPAFARHPARPYVLATLHRPSNVDDPERLAGILQAFERLSHDLDVILPIHPRTRSRLATFGLDALLARLTVMAPLSYLEMVAATDAASVVVTDSGGLQEETTVLGVPCVTLRAQTERPVTVTEGTNRLVPWPPTSDGVVASVREALARGRRGVGEAAPEGWDGAASQRIVRALEEAMP; this is encoded by the coding sequence ATGAAGGTGATAGTCGTCGCCGGGGCGCGCCCGAACTTCATGAAGGTCGCGCCGATCCTGCGGACGCTGCGGGAGCGGGGGCACGCCCCCGTCTTCGTGCATACCGGGCAGCACTATGACGAGGCGATGTCGGCGGTCTTCCTGCGCGAGCTGGAGATCGACACCCCCGACTACCACCTCGGCGTCGGCTCCGGCTCGCACGCCGCGCAGACGGCGCGGATCATGGAGAGCTTCGATCCCGTCCTCGAGGCGGTGCGCCCCGACTGGAATGTCGTGGTGGGCGACGTGAACTCGACGCTCGCCGTCGCCTTGGTCGTCTCCAAGCGACGACACGAGTTGGGGACGCGCCTGGCGCACGTGGAGGCTGGCCTCCGCAGCGGTGACTGGGCCATGCCCGAGGAAGTGAACCGGGTCGTGACCGACCGTCTCTCCGACCTCCTCCTCACGCCGTCGCGCGACGTCGTCGACAACCTGCGCGCCGAAGGGCTGTGGAGCGATCGGTGCCAGTTCGTGGGGAACGTGATGATCGACTCGCTCCTCACGTCGTTGCCACGCGCGCGAGCGGCGGCCCCGGCCTTCGCGCGCCACCCCGCGCGTCCATACGTGCTGGCGACGCTGCATCGTCCCTCGAACGTCGACGATCCGGAACGGCTCGCCGGGATCCTGCAGGCCTTCGAGCGCCTCTCGCACGACCTCGACGTCATCCTCCCCATTCACCCACGCACCCGCTCACGCCTCGCGACGTTTGGGCTCGACGCCCTGCTCGCGCGCCTCACGGTGATGGCGCCGCTCAGCTACCTGGAGATGGTGGCGGCGACCGACGCCGCTTCGGTCGTTGTGACCGATTCCGGCGGACTGCAGGAGGAAACGACGGTGCTGGGCGTCCCGTGCGTCACGCTGCGGGCGCAGACCGAACGACCGGTGACGGTCACCGAGGGGACCAATCGCCTGGTGCCGTGGCCGCCGACCAGCGACGGGGTCGTGGCGTCGGTGAGGGAGGCGTTGGCGCGCGGGCGACGTGGCGTGGGTGAGGCAGCCCCGGAGGGGTGGGATGGGGCGGCGAGCCAGCGCATCGTGCGGGCGCTGGAAGAGGCGATGCCGTGA
- a CDS encoding glycosyltransferase encodes MSPTVLLGGVVAVVCGLATVAVWGGYPALIRWLGRSRRRSPGVLPAWSTLPSVSVILATREPAPAVAERVRNLLDTAHPADQLQVVVAIDGASDPGDYGDGALGDPRVRVVVGDPPGGKWANLNAGVRAASGTILVFADTAQRFTPATIPALVAPLARPEVGAVTGWLELPPGVPAVVRWYWQMERGLRRDEATLHSSIGVTGAVWAMRRALWAPLPPQVILDDLYTPMRLVLDGHRIAVSAEAVAHEQRAPARAAEFQRKVRTLTGVFQVCAFLPGVLQLRRNPVWAQFVAHKLLRLTTPWLVLAGGAGAALAVAGVVWAWQGAAGLAGGALLLAGMTLLRPVRAIAIQLVDALHLQFAALRAAHNAARGRWDVWR; translated from the coding sequence ATGAGTCCGACTGTCTTGTTGGGGGGCGTGGTCGCGGTGGTGTGCGGCCTGGCCACCGTGGCCGTGTGGGGGGGGTATCCCGCCCTCATCCGGTGGCTGGGGCGTTCCCGCCGGCGGTCGCCGGGGGTGTTGCCTGCCTGGTCGACCCTCCCCTCCGTGAGCGTGATCCTGGCGACGCGCGAGCCGGCGCCGGCGGTGGCGGAACGCGTGCGCAACCTCCTCGACACGGCGCACCCGGCCGACCAGCTGCAAGTGGTGGTCGCCATCGACGGCGCTTCCGACCCGGGCGACTACGGGGACGGCGCGTTAGGCGATCCGCGCGTCCGGGTGGTCGTGGGCGATCCCCCTGGCGGCAAGTGGGCCAACCTGAACGCCGGGGTTCGGGCGGCGAGCGGGACGATCCTGGTCTTTGCCGACACGGCGCAGCGCTTCACCCCGGCCACGATCCCGGCGCTGGTCGCGCCGCTGGCGCGACCCGAGGTCGGCGCGGTGACGGGATGGCTGGAGCTGCCGCCGGGGGTGCCGGCGGTGGTGCGCTGGTACTGGCAGATGGAGCGGGGGCTGCGGCGTGACGAAGCCACGCTGCATTCCTCGATTGGGGTGACGGGGGCGGTGTGGGCGATGCGCCGTGCGCTGTGGGCCCCGCTGCCGCCTCAGGTGATCCTCGACGACCTGTACACGCCGATGCGCCTGGTGCTGGACGGACACCGCATCGCGGTGAGTGCCGAGGCGGTGGCGCACGAGCAGCGCGCGCCGGCCCGGGCGGCGGAGTTCCAGCGCAAGGTGCGGACGCTGACCGGGGTCTTCCAGGTGTGTGCGTTCCTCCCGGGAGTGTTGCAGCTGCGCCGCAACCCGGTGTGGGCGCAGTTCGTCGCGCACAAGTTGTTGCGCCTCACGACGCCCTGGCTGGTGCTCGCGGGCGGCGCGGGGGCGGCGCTCGCCGTGGCGGGCGTGGTATGGGCCTGGCAGGGGGCCGCCGGCCTGGCGGGAGGGGCCCTGCTCCTGGCCGGCATGACGCTGCTGCGACCCGTGCGGGCGATCGCCATCCAGCTGGTCGATGCGCTCCACCTGCAGTTCGCCGCGCTGCGCGCGGCGCATAACGCGGCGCGCGGCCGCTGGGACGTGTGGCGCTGA
- a CDS encoding Ig-like domain-containing protein gives MSAVSIRRQATQFAAALGTLVTFACSSGDSPSAPGSTTPPPAAPVAATLEVQTNGDSILLGTTRAFAARVLDQSGNVVSLPVTWRSLTPTLLEIDANGVVTAIAPGSASVLATSGAASDTGFVVVRAQETPLVINPDLIQIVEGDELQLQAQIAKSLGAGQEASDVEWMSTDREVATIDSVGRLVGLAEGEVTLVARYGAYTAVANAVVVPTTVASISLSPSSATLNVGIKETIKATVKDAAGRILTRTITWTSSAPAIASVASNGQVTANKVGYAYITAATGGKSSSATITVRSSPAQTVAVTLPASSIAVGGTQVAKVIALDAGGAPVVGGRVSWQSNNPSVATVDSTGKIVARTAGKARISAIVDAIVGYADQTVIVPVATSIDIVPDSASVPLNATAKLTATVKDQLGVALKTQPSITWSSVQPALASVSAAGVVTGLAVGTATVKATAGSLVASAPIKVTQVPVASVTVTPAPATVAVDDTLALAAKAYDASGNVLTGSTFSYTTSDPTVADVSPKGAVIGLKAGTVNVTVTSGGKSKVDVVTVSAPFVANVAVTLANTALNPGQTTAGSVTVTSSKGAIITGLPVSWRSSNAAVASVSSAGVVTAIGAGSAAIIATVGGTDGVATVVVAQPTALPVAKITLTANSSTINVGQGTQVVATLFDSLGNVLAGRTVTWASSNASVAKSSATGYVTGVAAGTASLSATSGTVTATISITVVKSVTATGPKTVLVALSNSALPVGGSATATATVIDSVGNTLSGLTVTWMSSNNAVASVDGSGHVTALLGGSANISATVVGITGSAPLSVTASTVSVASVSVSLNLSTLTVGQLGQATAVARDANGAVVSGHPVTWSISSGAAVASVNSTGLVSALSAGSAQIMATVGGVSNVASLTVNAAPTTPPPSGTTAVPLMVTRLVTGTGSVLVSNGIPLQPGMLFSTGLGNVLLRINNVEVPIAVSATAGSHKDGSLRSVVVQFLYNVPSTGVAATLHLGAARSQNMAAVAIPSAPVAAALPTDPNYLIATELVGPTVTQAASKALSGSWNKYENDFITYADKHWALYGSDWANTNYYDRAQIYYAWWVRTGNPEYWRRGTLTAVDYRTKYLEPNNYNVTHHWSQLEGLTDHYWLTGDAMSQKAVGKTADVLASYYRKGVLDDTNHIDMESRIQARSLQSMLLAWEIQAPGGPNYGPTTWATHLPLMLGQILKAQNTKGAYMWGGYCRTSINYMNGLLNDAMIRYSTRFQADSRILPSIKANADWLWANQWRTDQSFNYQSAYCARNGSSTSASHDLNNLFATTFSWLYKQTGQTTYRQAADLMFDSGVKKAYLSGVKQFNEEYTASYKYLSYRQ, from the coding sequence ATGTCCGCAGTATCGATCCGCCGGCAGGCGACACAGTTCGCCGCTGCGCTGGGTACGCTCGTAACCTTCGCCTGCTCGTCGGGCGATTCGCCATCAGCTCCGGGCAGCACGACGCCCCCGCCAGCTGCTCCCGTCGCCGCCACCCTCGAGGTCCAGACCAACGGCGACTCCATCTTGTTAGGCACCACGCGTGCCTTCGCCGCCCGCGTCCTCGACCAGTCGGGCAACGTCGTCTCCCTCCCCGTCACCTGGCGCAGCCTCACGCCCACCCTGCTCGAGATCGACGCCAACGGCGTCGTCACGGCCATCGCCCCGGGGAGCGCCTCGGTGCTGGCGACGTCGGGCGCCGCGAGCGACACCGGCTTCGTCGTGGTCCGCGCGCAGGAAACGCCGCTCGTCATCAACCCCGACCTCATCCAGATCGTCGAGGGCGATGAACTGCAGCTGCAAGCACAGATCGCCAAGTCGTTAGGTGCCGGCCAGGAAGCGTCGGACGTCGAGTGGATGTCGACCGATCGCGAGGTCGCGACGATCGACTCCGTCGGTCGCCTCGTCGGCCTGGCCGAGGGCGAGGTCACCCTGGTCGCTCGCTACGGCGCCTACACCGCCGTCGCCAACGCCGTCGTCGTCCCGACGACCGTTGCCTCCATCTCCCTGTCGCCGTCGTCGGCCACCCTCAACGTCGGCATCAAGGAAACGATCAAGGCCACCGTCAAGGACGCCGCCGGCCGCATCCTGACCCGCACCATCACCTGGACCAGCTCCGCCCCGGCCATCGCCAGCGTCGCCAGCAACGGCCAGGTCACCGCCAACAAGGTCGGCTACGCCTACATCACCGCAGCGACCGGCGGCAAGTCGTCGTCGGCCACCATCACCGTTCGCTCGAGCCCCGCGCAGACCGTCGCGGTCACCCTCCCCGCCAGCTCGATCGCCGTGGGCGGCACGCAGGTCGCCAAGGTCATCGCCCTCGACGCCGGCGGAGCGCCGGTCGTCGGCGGCCGCGTCTCCTGGCAGTCGAACAACCCGTCGGTCGCCACCGTGGATTCCACGGGGAAGATCGTCGCCCGCACCGCCGGCAAGGCGCGTATCTCCGCGATCGTCGACGCCATCGTCGGCTACGCGGACCAGACCGTGATCGTCCCGGTGGCCACGAGCATCGACATCGTGCCCGACTCTGCCTCGGTCCCGCTGAACGCCACCGCGAAGCTGACCGCGACGGTCAAGGACCAGCTCGGCGTCGCCCTCAAGACGCAGCCTTCCATTACGTGGAGCAGCGTCCAGCCCGCCCTCGCCTCGGTGAGTGCGGCCGGCGTCGTCACGGGCCTCGCGGTCGGAACGGCCACCGTCAAGGCAACCGCGGGGTCGCTCGTCGCCTCCGCCCCAATCAAGGTCACGCAGGTCCCTGTCGCCTCGGTCACCGTGACGCCGGCGCCCGCCACCGTGGCCGTCGACGACACGCTCGCCCTCGCGGCCAAGGCGTATGACGCCAGCGGCAATGTCCTGACGGGGAGCACCTTCAGCTATACGACTTCCGATCCGACCGTCGCCGATGTCTCGCCCAAGGGCGCCGTCATCGGCTTGAAGGCGGGGACCGTCAATGTCACCGTCACCTCGGGCGGCAAGTCCAAGGTCGACGTGGTGACCGTCTCCGCACCGTTCGTCGCCAACGTGGCCGTCACCCTCGCCAACACCGCGCTCAACCCGGGCCAGACGACGGCCGGCAGCGTCACGGTGACGTCGTCGAAGGGGGCCATCATCACCGGTCTCCCGGTGAGCTGGCGCAGCAGCAACGCGGCCGTTGCCTCCGTCTCGTCGGCCGGTGTCGTGACGGCCATCGGGGCCGGCTCGGCGGCGATCATCGCCACGGTGGGAGGCACCGACGGTGTCGCCACCGTCGTGGTCGCACAGCCCACCGCGCTCCCGGTTGCCAAGATCACCCTGACGGCCAACAGCAGCACCATCAACGTGGGGCAGGGGACGCAGGTCGTCGCCACCCTGTTCGATTCGTTAGGTAACGTGCTCGCCGGTCGCACGGTGACCTGGGCCAGCTCCAACGCGAGCGTCGCCAAGTCGTCCGCCACCGGCTACGTCACCGGCGTCGCTGCCGGGACGGCCAGCCTCTCGGCCACCAGCGGCACGGTGACCGCGACCATCAGCATCACCGTCGTGAAGTCGGTCACCGCGACCGGCCCCAAGACGGTCCTCGTCGCACTCTCCAACAGCGCCCTGCCGGTGGGTGGTAGCGCCACCGCGACGGCCACGGTGATCGACTCGGTCGGGAACACGCTGTCGGGTCTCACGGTCACCTGGATGTCGTCGAACAACGCCGTGGCGTCGGTCGACGGCTCGGGCCACGTGACCGCCCTCCTGGGTGGCTCGGCGAACATCTCCGCCACCGTCGTCGGCATCACGGGGTCGGCCCCGCTGTCGGTGACCGCGTCGACCGTGAGCGTGGCCAGTGTTTCGGTCTCGCTCAATCTCTCGACGCTTACCGTTGGCCAGCTCGGGCAGGCCACGGCCGTGGCGCGCGATGCCAACGGCGCCGTCGTCTCCGGTCACCCCGTGACCTGGAGCATCTCGTCAGGTGCAGCGGTCGCGAGCGTGAACTCGACCGGCCTGGTGAGCGCCCTGTCGGCCGGCTCGGCACAGATCATGGCGACCGTCGGTGGCGTGAGCAACGTCGCGTCGCTCACCGTCAATGCGGCCCCCACGACGCCTCCGCCCAGCGGGACGACGGCGGTGCCGCTGATGGTGACCCGTCTCGTGACCGGCACCGGCTCGGTGCTCGTCTCCAACGGCATCCCGCTCCAGCCCGGCATGCTCTTCTCGACCGGCCTGGGCAACGTCCTGCTGCGCATCAACAACGTCGAGGTCCCCATCGCGGTCTCCGCGACGGCCGGTTCGCACAAGGACGGATCGCTGCGCTCCGTGGTCGTGCAGTTCCTCTACAACGTGCCATCGACCGGCGTAGCGGCCACGTTGCACCTGGGTGCGGCGCGCTCGCAGAACATGGCGGCCGTCGCGATTCCGTCGGCTCCGGTGGCCGCGGCGCTCCCGACCGATCCGAACTACCTGATCGCCACGGAGCTCGTCGGGCCGACCGTGACGCAGGCCGCCAGCAAGGCGTTGAGCGGCTCGTGGAACAAGTACGAGAACGACTTCATCACGTACGCGGACAAGCACTGGGCGCTCTACGGCTCCGACTGGGCCAACACCAACTACTACGACCGCGCGCAGATCTACTACGCCTGGTGGGTGCGCACAGGGAACCCGGAGTACTGGCGCCGCGGCACGCTGACGGCCGTCGACTACCGCACCAAGTACCTCGAGCCCAACAACTACAACGTGACGCACCACTGGTCGCAGCTCGAGGGGCTCACCGATCACTACTGGCTCACCGGCGACGCCATGTCGCAGAAGGCCGTGGGCAAGACCGCCGACGTGCTGGCCTCGTACTACCGCAAGGGAGTCCTGGACGACACGAACCACATCGACATGGAGAGCCGCATCCAGGCGCGCTCGCTGCAGTCGATGCTCCTGGCCTGGGAAATCCAGGCGCCCGGTGGGCCCAACTACGGCCCGACCACGTGGGCGACGCACCTCCCCCTGATGCTTGGCCAGATCCTCAAGGCCCAGAACACCAAGGGCGCGTACATGTGGGGCGGGTACTGCCGCACGAGCATCAACTACATGAACGGGCTCCTGAACGACGCGATGATCCGCTACTCGACGCGCTTCCAGGCCGATAGCCGCATCCTTCCGTCGATCAAGGCCAACGCGGATTGGCTGTGGGCCAACCAGTGGCGCACGGACCAGAGCTTCAACTACCAGTCAGCGTACTGCGCACGGAATGGTTCGAGCACGTCGGCTTCGCACGACCTGAACAACCTGTTCGCCACGACCTTCAGCTGGTTGTACAAGCAGACCGGGCAGACCACCTACCGGCAGGCGGCCGACCTGATGTTCGACAGCGGCGTCAAGAAGGCGTACCTCAGCGGCGTCAAGCAGTTCAACGAGGAATACACCGCGTCGTACAAGTACCTCAGCTACCGGCAGTAG
- a CDS encoding Ig-like domain-containing protein — protein sequence MRAILRSAVQLLCSLSLGAAVGCGGDGEPPLLSTGPTNDPVAVTIALPAKQLPIGAEVQATATVYDAGHPVAVHGLTWSSTETTVALVSDSGMVKAVGPGSAMIRATIKNVSGGDSVVVLAPPPPPPPVVASVAISLSDSSLTVGESAEGRAIAKDSSGAVVDGQVVVWAIDSGATIASVSSTGVVRALAAGTASCAAPSVQ from the coding sequence ATGCGCGCTATCCTGCGGTCCGCCGTTCAGCTGTTGTGCTCGCTCTCGCTCGGCGCGGCCGTTGGCTGCGGCGGTGACGGCGAGCCCCCGCTGCTCTCCACGGGACCGACCAACGACCCCGTGGCGGTCACGATCGCACTTCCGGCCAAGCAACTTCCCATCGGGGCGGAGGTTCAGGCGACGGCAACGGTGTACGACGCCGGGCATCCCGTCGCTGTCCACGGGCTCACCTGGAGCTCCACCGAGACGACGGTGGCCCTGGTTTCCGACTCGGGGATGGTCAAAGCCGTTGGCCCCGGCTCGGCGATGATCCGTGCAACGATCAAGAACGTCTCGGGAGGCGACTCGGTCGTCGTCCTCGCCCCCCCGCCGCCCCCACCGCCCGTCGTCGCTTCGGTGGCAATCTCGCTGAGCGATTCCTCGCTGACGGTCGGCGAGTCGGCCGAGGGTCGCGCGATCGCGAAGGACTCATCCGGTGCAGTGGTCGATGGGCAGGTGGTGGTCTGGGCCATCGATAGTGGCGCGACCATCGCCAGCGTCTCGAGCACCGGCGTGGTCCGCGCGCTCGCGGCGGGGACCGCGTCGTGCGCGGCGCCGTCGGTGCAGTGA
- a CDS encoding O-antigen ligase family protein, whose protein sequence is MNAPTTQGPGLAGYAEEFYRRFEVRAPMITMALILIVAVRIHELVPLLAKIRPALLLSVLGVGYLFTRTPVDIWRAAFREPLVKLVIAFYVWAMIGVPFALYPGLAVDSVTTPVVTQLAVLIAPLLCAPTEDNLRWLQRVYVHGMAAHMLVAFAGGVMEGGRLYTFGGGLDSNDYSAMAAITFLLGAGLLQTEKKGLWRVLAFVSSAILALGVVKNGSRGGTLALVFGALVFLIASRGSRRFLYAVLFVVGGVLIWNVSPYKFRKRMIDLVSGTEDYNYTEYSGRKQVWARANIYIQRHPAMGVGIANFPIMEGQYLEEHGKVGKWSAAHNAYYQATVELGLPGGSMFIGMLLIALYKGWRLRRSFRDTASGERLNRPEYVAAIAAFAMAAVFLSHAYFYLLYGLLGLIAFAWRVAGMDRGAAAPMGSAPQLQPVPAAQPVAAPQYAGALQSGRRPAATAGGWRSRAGWPGQRGRFAP, encoded by the coding sequence ATGAACGCCCCGACGACCCAAGGGCCTGGACTGGCCGGGTACGCCGAGGAGTTCTACCGCCGTTTCGAGGTCCGGGCGCCCATGATCACCATGGCGCTCATCCTCATCGTCGCCGTCCGCATCCACGAGCTCGTCCCGCTGCTCGCCAAGATCCGCCCTGCGCTCCTGCTGTCCGTCCTGGGGGTGGGGTACCTGTTTACCCGCACCCCGGTGGATATCTGGCGTGCGGCGTTCCGGGAGCCGTTGGTGAAGCTCGTGATCGCCTTCTACGTGTGGGCGATGATCGGCGTGCCGTTCGCGCTGTATCCCGGGCTCGCCGTCGATTCGGTCACGACGCCGGTGGTGACACAGCTCGCGGTGCTCATCGCCCCGCTCCTGTGTGCACCAACCGAGGACAACCTGCGTTGGCTGCAGCGCGTGTACGTGCATGGAATGGCCGCGCACATGCTGGTCGCGTTTGCGGGCGGCGTCATGGAGGGGGGGCGTCTCTACACGTTTGGCGGCGGCCTCGATTCCAACGACTACTCCGCCATGGCGGCGATCACGTTCTTGTTAGGCGCCGGCCTGCTGCAGACGGAAAAAAAGGGGCTGTGGCGCGTGCTGGCGTTCGTCTCCTCGGCCATCCTGGCCCTCGGGGTGGTGAAGAACGGCTCCCGCGGCGGGACGCTTGCCCTTGTCTTCGGTGCGCTTGTCTTCCTGATCGCGTCGCGCGGGTCGCGCCGCTTTCTCTACGCCGTCCTCTTTGTCGTCGGCGGGGTGCTCATCTGGAACGTGTCGCCCTACAAGTTTCGCAAGCGCATGATCGACCTGGTCAGCGGCACGGAAGACTACAACTACACCGAGTACAGCGGTCGAAAACAGGTGTGGGCACGCGCCAACATCTATATCCAGCGCCACCCTGCCATGGGCGTCGGGATCGCCAACTTCCCGATCATGGAAGGACAGTACCTCGAGGAGCATGGCAAAGTCGGCAAATGGTCGGCAGCGCACAACGCCTACTACCAGGCGACGGTCGAACTCGGGCTCCCCGGTGGATCCATGTTCATCGGAATGCTCCTGATCGCGCTGTACAAGGGATGGAGATTGCGACGGTCATTTCGCGACACGGCGTCGGGGGAACGATTGAACCGACCGGAGTACGTCGCAGCGATTGCGGCGTTCGCGATGGCTGCCGTGTTCCTGTCGCACGCCTACTTCTATCTCCTCTACGGCTTGCTCGGGCTGATTGCCTTTGCCTGGCGCGTGGCGGGGATGGATCGTGGGGCCGCTGCGCCGATGGGATCGGCGCCGCAGTTGCAGCCCGTGCCGGCGGCGCAGCCGGTTGCCGCGCCGCAGTACGCCGGCGCCCTCCAGTCGGGTCGCCGACCGGCTGCCACCGCCGGCGGCTGGCGCTCGCGCGCCGGGTGGCCCGGACAGCGCGGACGGTTCGCGCCGTGA
- a CDS encoding glycosyltransferase, whose amino-acid sequence MIDTARPGHGASPRDGGSVEVRAGVAAGAVPSVVAVIDTVILSGPGRQLVAQAVLQRSRGTAFRIVTFRRTGRPVSPFVAYAEARGVPCEVIEETGRLDMSVLPRVREAFARAGATVVQTHGYRPSAIVRSLRALGWYAGGWVGFYHGATAEDWKVRFYDALDRRLLRSADQVVVMSRPQLALFEDLGARAELVFNAVLDEGAVAGAQGGAPLFPPPTVPRLAAIGRLSPEKGVDILLEAAALLKAEGVPFELFLAGDGPERAALEAQAAALSLGDEVRFLGQVHDVGALYRAIDLLVIPSRSEGLPNVLLEALRHGRFAVSTRVGAVPDVLEGARAGIIVPPEDPRALADAIARGIAEREAPGVAEDREAIIARFSLESRVRALEAIHARVRAHAVSVAG is encoded by the coding sequence GTGATCGACACTGCGCGCCCCGGCCACGGGGCGAGCCCGCGCGATGGAGGTAGTGTCGAGGTTCGCGCTGGCGTTGCAGCTGGCGCGGTCCCCTCCGTCGTGGCGGTCATCGACACCGTCATCCTCTCGGGCCCCGGTCGTCAGCTGGTGGCGCAGGCGGTCCTGCAGCGATCGCGCGGCACCGCCTTCCGTATCGTCACCTTCCGGCGCACCGGACGACCGGTCTCGCCCTTCGTGGCCTACGCCGAGGCGCGCGGCGTGCCGTGCGAGGTGATCGAGGAGACCGGGCGCCTCGACATGTCGGTCCTCCCTCGCGTGCGCGAGGCCTTCGCGCGTGCCGGGGCGACGGTCGTGCAGACGCACGGCTATCGCCCTTCGGCGATCGTGCGGTCGTTGCGGGCGTTAGGCTGGTACGCCGGCGGCTGGGTGGGCTTCTACCATGGCGCGACGGCCGAGGACTGGAAGGTGCGCTTCTACGACGCGCTCGACCGTCGCCTCCTGCGCTCGGCCGACCAGGTCGTCGTGATGTCGCGCCCGCAGCTCGCCCTGTTCGAGGACCTTGGCGCGCGTGCGGAGCTGGTCTTCAACGCGGTGCTGGACGAAGGGGCGGTGGCCGGGGCCCAGGGCGGCGCGCCGCTGTTCCCGCCGCCGACGGTCCCGCGCCTTGCCGCGATCGGGCGCCTGAGTCCCGAGAAGGGGGTCGACATCCTCCTCGAGGCCGCGGCGTTGCTCAAGGCCGAGGGAGTTCCCTTCGAGTTGTTCCTGGCGGGCGACGGCCCGGAGCGGGCGGCGCTCGAGGCGCAGGCCGCGGCGCTCTCGTTAGGTGACGAGGTGCGCTTCCTCGGACAGGTCCACGACGTGGGCGCGCTGTATCGCGCCATCGACCTGCTCGTGATCCCGTCACGCAGCGAAGGGCTCCCCAATGTGCTCCTCGAGGCGCTCCGGCACGGCCGCTTCGCGGTCTCGACGCGCGTGGGGGCGGTGCCCGACGTGCTCGAAGGGGCGCGCGCCGGGATCATCGTCCCACCCGAGGATCCGCGCGCCCTGGCCGACGCCATCGCGCGCGGGATCGCCGAACGCGAGGCGCCCGGCGTAGCCGAGGATCGCGAGGCGATCATCGCCCGCTTCTCGCTCGAGTCACGCGTGCGCGCGCTCGAGGCCATTCATGCACGCGTGCGGGCGCACGCCGTCTCCGTCGCCGGCTGA
- the asnB gene encoding asparagine synthase (glutamine-hydrolyzing) translates to MCGIAGAVALSPSAAPRREVVEEMSRCIAHRGPDGEGLWTSPTGRVMMAHRRLAIIDLATGDQPQFSPDGRFALVFNGEIYNYKELRAELERDGCAFRTQSDTEVLLHLIAREGDACVERLRGMFCFAAWDRSEQLLVARDRVGKKPFYWSVRDGIFYFASSLEAVHAALGAPRTLDMAALDDYLTLGWVPAPRTIFAGIHKLEPSVVMTLDQHGAHSRVYWDLAADRDPFEGSLDDAADALLPMLREATRIRLRADVPLGIFLSGGIDSSLVTAMAMQEDATLHTYSIRFDDVESDERLRGTRGRAPRGLTPSSTPPRPRPTGSPPSSATSASPSPTPRRSPPRCWRSTLGSM, encoded by the coding sequence ATGTGTGGCATCGCGGGCGCCGTCGCGCTCTCGCCCTCCGCCGCCCCGCGGCGCGAGGTGGTGGAGGAAATGTCGCGGTGCATCGCGCATCGCGGCCCCGACGGCGAGGGGTTGTGGACGTCGCCCACAGGGCGCGTGATGATGGCGCACCGACGCCTGGCCATCATCGACCTCGCGACCGGTGACCAGCCGCAGTTCTCGCCTGATGGGCGTTTCGCCCTCGTCTTCAACGGCGAGATCTACAACTACAAGGAATTGCGGGCCGAGCTCGAGCGCGATGGGTGTGCCTTCCGCACGCAATCCGACACCGAGGTGCTGTTGCACCTGATCGCCCGCGAGGGCGATGCCTGTGTGGAGCGCCTGCGCGGGATGTTCTGCTTCGCCGCCTGGGATCGCAGCGAGCAGCTCCTGGTGGCGCGCGATCGCGTGGGGAAGAAGCCGTTCTACTGGTCCGTGCGCGATGGCATCTTCTACTTCGCCTCCTCGCTGGAGGCCGTACACGCCGCGTTAGGTGCCCCGCGCACCCTCGACATGGCGGCGCTGGACGACTACCTCACGCTCGGCTGGGTCCCGGCGCCGCGCACCATCTTTGCCGGGATCCACAAGCTCGAGCCGTCGGTCGTCATGACGCTCGACCAGCATGGCGCACACAGCCGCGTGTACTGGGACCTCGCCGCCGATCGTGACCCCTTCGAGGGATCGCTCGACGACGCGGCCGACGCACTGCTCCCTATGCTGCGCGAGGCGACGCGCATCCGCCTGCGAGCCGATGTCCCACTCGGGATCTTCCTGAGCGGCGGGATCGACTCGAGCCTCGTGACGGCGATGGCGATGCAGGAAGACGCGACGCTGCACACCTACTCCATCCGCTTTGACGACGTCGAGTCGGACGAGCGGCTTCGCGGCACGCGTGGCCGAGCACCTCGGGGCCTCACACCATCATCGACGCCCCCGCGGCCTCGACCGACCGGCTCCCCACCCTCATCCGCCACTTCGGCGAGCCCTTCGCCGACTCCTCGGCGATCCCCACCTCGGTGCTGGCGCAGTACGCTCGGCAGCATGTGA